In the Marinomonas algicola genome, one interval contains:
- a CDS encoding universal stress protein, with amino-acid sequence MNKIITCVDDSVYSDNVCDAAIWASKKLNKSILFLHAIERKGTSTTDLSGAIGFGARTALLNEMAALDEQRSKLALEVGKEMLAHSYSRASENGCESIEKIQRHGDISEAILDLESDARLVIIGRSGSKVGNGFKVLGSHIEQVIRQVHTPVLIANEGFTEPKSFMLAYDGRENADKAVKRIIEGGLLHNLTCHLVTVRNRQSDLDEKFKQTEALLTENGFDVKSSMLEGNIFDSLMEYKIKSSVDMLVMGAFSHSKIAHVFLGSNTLKMIENTNLPLVILR; translated from the coding sequence ATGAATAAAATTATAACATGCGTGGATGATTCGGTTTATTCCGATAATGTTTGTGATGCGGCTATTTGGGCGTCAAAAAAGCTTAATAAAAGTATTTTATTTTTACACGCGATTGAAAGAAAAGGCACTTCTACTACAGATTTAAGTGGCGCTATTGGTTTTGGTGCTCGTACGGCCCTTTTGAATGAGATGGCCGCACTAGACGAACAACGAAGTAAGTTAGCCTTAGAAGTCGGTAAAGAAATGCTCGCTCATTCTTATTCGAGAGCGAGTGAAAACGGCTGTGAGTCGATCGAAAAAATTCAGCGACATGGAGACATTTCTGAAGCCATTTTAGATCTAGAATCGGATGCTCGCCTAGTGATCATTGGTCGTTCAGGAAGTAAAGTTGGCAATGGTTTTAAGGTGCTAGGGTCTCATATTGAACAAGTTATTCGTCAAGTACATACTCCTGTATTGATTGCTAATGAAGGTTTTACTGAACCAAAAAGCTTTATGTTGGCGTACGACGGTAGAGAGAATGCTGATAAAGCCGTCAAACGTATTATTGAAGGCGGGCTGTTGCATAATCTAACATGTCATCTAGTAACGGTGAGAAATCGCCAAAGTGATTTAGATGAAAAATTTAAGCAAACAGAAGCCCTGCTTACTGAAAACGGCTTTGATGTTAAATCAAGTATGTTAGAAGGCAATATTTTTGACTCCTTGATGGAGTATAAAATCAAAAGCAGCGTAGATATGTTAGTAATGGGGGCATTCTCTCATTCTAAAATTGCTCATGTTTTCCTCGGTAGCAACACTCTTAAAATGATTGAAAATACCAATTTGCCATTGGTCATTCTTCGCTAG
- a CDS encoding SulP family inorganic anion transporter: MLEKLKLEWLSNIRGDLLAGIVVALALIPEAIAFSIIAGVDPKVGLYASFCIAVVIAIVGGRPGMISAATGAMALLMVTLVKEHGLEYLLAATLLTGVFQIFAGYLKLGSLMRFVSRSVVTGFVNALAILIFMAQLPELTNVTWHVYAMTAAGLGIIYLFPYLPVIGKIIPSPLVCILVLTAVAITLGLDIRTVGDMGQLPDTLPIFLWPDVPLNVETLLIILPYSIGLAVVGLLETMMTATIVDDLTDTKSDRNRECKGQGIANIGAGLFGGMAGCAMIGQSIINVKSGGRGRLSTFTAGTFLIIMIVFLDDWLKQIPMAALVAVMIMVSIGTFSWASIRDLKDHPLSTNIVMVATVIVVVATHNLALGVLVGVLLATLFFANKIGRLMVVKPAQTNENVRIYQVIGQVFFASSEKFTESFDFKEAVDKVIIDLSHAHFWDITSVSSLDKVVIKFRREGAEVEIIGMSEATETIVDKFGVHNDPAEVEKIMAGH; this comes from the coding sequence ATGCTTGAAAAATTGAAACTCGAATGGCTTTCCAACATACGTGGCGACTTGCTTGCTGGTATTGTGGTGGCGTTAGCGCTAATACCGGAAGCGATTGCTTTCTCAATTATTGCAGGCGTTGACCCTAAAGTTGGCCTATATGCTTCTTTTTGTATCGCGGTTGTTATTGCTATCGTCGGTGGCCGACCTGGTATGATTTCAGCCGCTACCGGTGCCATGGCCTTGTTAATGGTTACCTTAGTTAAAGAACATGGGCTTGAGTATTTATTAGCAGCGACTCTTTTAACGGGTGTGTTTCAAATATTTGCAGGTTATTTAAAGCTTGGTAGCTTAATGCGGTTTGTTTCTAGGTCTGTTGTAACTGGGTTTGTTAATGCGCTAGCCATACTCATTTTTATGGCTCAATTGCCCGAGCTAACAAATGTCACATGGCATGTTTATGCCATGACGGCCGCAGGGTTAGGCATTATTTATTTGTTTCCCTATTTACCTGTTATTGGCAAAATCATCCCTTCTCCATTGGTGTGTATTCTAGTGCTCACCGCGGTCGCGATTACATTAGGCTTAGATATTCGTACTGTTGGCGATATGGGCCAACTGCCTGATACATTACCTATATTTTTATGGCCTGATGTACCTTTAAATGTTGAAACTTTACTGATTATCTTACCTTATTCAATTGGCCTTGCTGTTGTTGGTTTACTTGAAACCATGATGACCGCCACCATTGTGGATGATCTTACTGATACAAAAAGTGATCGTAATAGAGAGTGTAAAGGTCAAGGCATTGCCAATATCGGTGCGGGGTTGTTCGGCGGAATGGCCGGTTGCGCTATGATCGGACAATCTATTATTAACGTAAAATCGGGGGGGCGTGGCAGGTTATCTACTTTTACCGCCGGTACTTTTTTGATTATTATGATTGTTTTTCTTGATGACTGGCTTAAGCAGATTCCAATGGCAGCCTTGGTGGCTGTTATGATTATGGTGTCAATAGGTACTTTTTCTTGGGCTTCAATTCGAGACCTCAAGGATCACCCGCTATCGACGAACATCGTCATGGTTGCTACCGTCATTGTAGTAGTGGCAACACATAACTTAGCGCTTGGAGTCTTAGTCGGTGTACTGTTGGCCACCCTATTCTTTGCGAATAAAATTGGCCGTTTAATGGTGGTTAAACCGGCACAGACAAATGAAAATGTTCGTATATATCAAGTTATCGGTCAGGTATTTTTCGCTTCTTCAGAAAAATTCACCGAATCATTTGACTTTAAAGAAGCCGTTGATAAAGTCATTATAGATTTAAGTCACGCTCATTTCTGGGACATCACCTCGGTATCTTCACTTGATAAGGTAGTAATAAAGTTCAGACGTGAAGGGGCAGAAGTAGAAATTATTGGAATGAGTGAAGCCACTGAAACGATTGTTGATAAATTTGGTGTCCACAACGACCCTGCAGAAGTTGAAAAAATAATGGCGGGTCACTAA
- a CDS encoding GNAT family N-acetyltransferase, which yields MIKELTRLEFESFWPTFSQIILAQETYAFNSDMTQEQAFDLWCKQPLKSFAFIESNKVLGIYYIKANAMGPSRHICNCGYMVSSDARGKGIARLMCKHSQVQALENGFEAMQFNSVVSTNKVAVQLWEKLGFTIVGTIPKAYKHAQLGYVDSYVMYKWLQS from the coding sequence ATGATAAAAGAACTAACCAGATTAGAATTTGAATCATTTTGGCCAACATTTTCTCAAATCATCCTAGCTCAAGAAACGTACGCATTTAATTCTGATATGACTCAGGAACAAGCATTTGATTTATGGTGTAAACAACCATTGAAGTCGTTTGCTTTTATAGAGTCAAACAAGGTGCTTGGTATTTATTACATAAAAGCAAATGCAATGGGACCAAGTCGTCATATTTGTAATTGTGGTTATATGGTATCCAGTGATGCCAGAGGTAAAGGTATTGCTCGCCTTATGTGTAAGCACTCTCAGGTACAAGCACTTGAGAATGGTTTCGAGGCGATGCAATTTAATAGTGTCGTATCAACAAACAAAGTGGCCGTTCAACTTTGGGAAAAACTTGGCTTCACTATTGTTGGCACCATTCCTAAAGCATACAAACACGCTCAACTTGGCTATGTAGACAGTTATGTTATGTACAAATGGCTACAAAGCTAA
- a CDS encoding cold-shock protein: MSNTTTGSVKWFNETKGFGFIEQESGPDVFAHFSAITGDGFKTLAEGQRVEFTVSQGQKGLQAENIVCI, encoded by the coding sequence ATGTCTAATACTACTACTGGTTCTGTTAAATGGTTTAATGAAACAAAAGGCTTTGGCTTTATTGAGCAAGAGTCAGGTCCTGATGTTTTTGCTCATTTCAGTGCAATCACAGGTGATGGCTTCAAGACTTTGGCTGAAGGTCAGCGTGTAGAGTTCACTGTTTCACAAGGTCAAAAAGGCCTTCAGGCAGAAAACATCGTTTGCATCTAA
- a CDS encoding OmpA family protein encodes MFTTRPKKLFLATMAAIAATAGAQQAIASDMAEGVTVSPMVGHYNFAGSRDVKDDGIFSIALGYQFDSPWAAELMLLHVNTDNSAGTDLDLDQVRIDALYHLETKADVTPYLAFGLGYNEYSSNVNDYEPILNAGFGVKYALNSNLSLRGDFRLIDSLEADRIDTATSVGLTYAFGGTKKRIEPAPVQEAIVVDNDADGVNDAIDQCLDSHPNDIVDLNGCALDDDKDGVINRLDDCPDSAMGSKVDATGCYIELIETHTARLDVNFEINSAVVDQKYFGEIEGIAKFLTEYPETDVVIEGHTDDTGEAEYNQTLSEKRALAVSDILVNEFNVAQERISVVGFGESKPLVENTSEENRIMNRRVISIVTAQVKTIAK; translated from the coding sequence ATGTTTACCACTCGCCCTAAGAAATTGTTCCTTGCTACCATGGCTGCAATAGCGGCAACAGCTGGAGCGCAACAAGCAATCGCCTCAGATATGGCTGAAGGTGTTACTGTTTCTCCTATGGTTGGCCATTACAATTTTGCAGGCAGCCGCGACGTCAAAGATGACGGTATCTTTTCAATAGCGCTTGGTTATCAATTTGATAGTCCTTGGGCCGCTGAATTAATGTTACTTCATGTAAACACTGACAATTCAGCCGGTACAGATCTAGATTTGGACCAAGTTCGCATTGATGCTCTTTATCATTTAGAGACAAAAGCCGATGTAACACCATACCTTGCGTTTGGTCTAGGCTATAACGAATACTCCAGCAATGTAAATGATTATGAACCGATTCTTAACGCTGGTTTTGGTGTTAAATATGCTTTGAACTCTAATTTATCTTTACGAGGTGATTTTCGTTTAATTGACAGTTTAGAAGCTGACCGAATTGATACAGCAACGTCTGTTGGTTTAACTTATGCTTTTGGCGGTACAAAAAAGAGAATTGAACCAGCACCCGTTCAAGAAGCAATCGTAGTTGATAACGATGCAGATGGTGTTAACGACGCCATTGATCAATGCCTTGATTCACATCCAAATGACATTGTAGATTTAAATGGTTGTGCATTGGATGATGATAAAGATGGTGTTATTAACCGTCTAGATGATTGCCCTGATTCTGCTATGGGCTCAAAGGTGGATGCAACAGGTTGTTACATCGAATTGATCGAAACTCACACAGCACGCCTAGATGTGAATTTTGAAATCAATTCCGCTGTGGTTGATCAGAAATACTTTGGTGAGATTGAAGGAATTGCCAAATTCCTTACTGAATATCCAGAAACTGATGTAGTGATCGAAGGTCATACTGATGACACAGGTGAGGCGGAATACAATCAAACCTTATCCGAAAAACGCGCTCTAGCGGTTTCTGATATCTTGGTTAACGAATTTAATGTTGCTCAAGAGCGTATAAGCGTTGTAGGTTTTGGTGAAAGTAAGCCTTTGGTTGAAAATACATCTGAAGAAAATCGCATTATGAATCGTCGAGTAATTTCAATAGTAACGGCTCAAGTTAAAACGATTGCTAAATAA
- a CDS encoding tyrosine-type recombinase/integrase — protein MKAPLALIDNLDNLPNPFTQFESYAQSCIGMTPLLNQTDYKRDYQLALCFIYSYNGSKATFNSYRREVERLLLWSWNIKSSPTTHLRRDEIEEFIHFCMSPPAEWIGIKNVSRFSNKLGARLQNPEWRPFVSHVSKMNFRNGDAPLTQDYALSQAAIRATFSILSSYYGFLMQEDAAQHNPVSLIRQKSKFVKKEVSRKQVRRISNLQWDYVIETTEILAEEDPLMHERSLFIMNALLGMYLRISELVADERSAPVMGDFIKDADGNWWLKVLSKGNKERLVAVSDDMLSALARYRRFRGLPDLPTVAEQTPLIPKNRGKGAMTSTRQIRNVVQFCFDCAYARMCEDGMKSDAEDLKVATVHWLRHTGISEDVKIRPKEHVREDAGHASMATTDKYIDTEYRERHASSKKKKIRPD, from the coding sequence ATGAAAGCCCCTCTTGCCTTAATTGATAACCTAGACAATCTGCCGAACCCATTTACTCAATTCGAATCTTATGCTCAAAGTTGCATTGGAATGACGCCACTACTCAACCAGACCGACTACAAAAGGGATTATCAATTAGCATTATGCTTTATTTATAGCTATAACGGATCAAAAGCCACCTTTAACTCTTACCGTCGAGAGGTTGAAAGGCTTCTATTATGGTCATGGAATATTAAGTCGTCACCAACAACTCATTTAAGACGCGATGAAATAGAAGAATTTATACATTTTTGCATGTCGCCGCCTGCTGAGTGGATTGGCATTAAAAATGTTTCTCGTTTTTCAAACAAATTAGGGGCCAGGTTACAAAACCCCGAGTGGAGACCTTTTGTTAGTCATGTCAGCAAAATGAACTTTCGAAACGGTGATGCTCCGCTGACACAAGACTATGCATTGTCACAGGCCGCAATACGCGCAACCTTCTCTATTTTGTCGTCTTACTACGGCTTTTTAATGCAAGAAGACGCCGCGCAACATAACCCTGTATCGTTAATTCGACAAAAAAGTAAATTTGTAAAAAAAGAAGTCTCTCGTAAACAAGTGCGTCGTATTTCAAACCTTCAATGGGATTATGTTATTGAGACGACAGAAATTTTAGCGGAAGAAGATCCTCTTATGCATGAGCGAAGTTTGTTTATTATGAATGCACTTCTAGGTATGTATCTACGAATTTCAGAGCTAGTTGCCGATGAGCGTTCTGCACCTGTTATGGGGGACTTTATTAAAGATGCAGACGGAAATTGGTGGTTAAAGGTTCTATCTAAAGGTAACAAGGAACGCTTAGTAGCCGTATCTGATGATATGTTAAGTGCACTAGCACGATATCGACGCTTTAGAGGCCTTCCTGACCTTCCCACAGTAGCGGAGCAAACGCCTCTTATTCCTAAGAATCGGGGCAAAGGCGCCATGACAAGCACTAGGCAAATCCGCAATGTAGTGCAGTTTTGTTTTGATTGTGCCTATGCTCGTATGTGCGAAGATGGGATGAAGTCTGATGCAGAAGATCTTAAAGTAGCGACTGTGCATTGGTTGCGCCACACAGGTATATCTGAAGATGTAAAAATACGACCCAAAGAACATGTTCGAGAAGACGCTGGTCATGCCAGCATGGCAACAACAGACAAATACATAGATACGGAATATCGAGAGCGCCATGCTAGCAGTAAAAAGAAAAAAATTCGGCCAGATTAA
- a CDS encoding molybdenum cofactor biosynthesis protein MoaE, whose product MNLQVQEKDFDVNALYEQLQVKNKTGAVVMFVGLVREFTDSAQAQVSADDCRFELEYYPGMTEHNLSQIIEEASDRWAVLDISVVHRVGTLSLNDQIVFVGVSASHRAEAFLACDFIMDYLKSRAAFWKKETTANGGQWVLAKKKDQDSLERWA is encoded by the coding sequence ATGAATTTACAAGTTCAAGAAAAAGATTTTGATGTTAACGCATTGTATGAGCAACTTCAGGTCAAAAACAAGACAGGAGCGGTAGTCATGTTTGTTGGTCTTGTTAGGGAGTTTACCGATTCCGCTCAAGCTCAAGTAAGTGCAGACGATTGCCGCTTTGAACTTGAATATTATCCAGGAATGACCGAGCATAATTTAAGTCAAATTATTGAAGAAGCGAGTGACCGCTGGGCTGTGCTTGATATTAGCGTTGTTCATCGGGTTGGCACGTTATCGTTAAATGACCAGATTGTGTTTGTCGGTGTAAGTGCATCACATCGTGCTGAAGCCTTTCTAGCCTGTGATTTTATTATGGATTATCTAAAAAGCCGTGCCGCTTTTTGGAAGAAAGAAACGACAGCAAATGGAGGTCAGTGGGTTTTGGCTAAGAAAAAGGATCAAGACAGCTTAGAGCGATGGGCTTGA
- a CDS encoding MoaD/ThiS family protein codes for MSQVKVVFFASLKESLGVSDAVIDLQGPTSIEEIKQKLNASLENPDPLFEEGIQCSIDYEFARDSSKVDPETVREIAFFPPVTGG; via the coding sequence ATGTCTCAAGTTAAAGTTGTATTTTTTGCCTCACTAAAAGAATCGTTAGGCGTGAGTGACGCGGTGATTGATTTGCAAGGGCCAACAAGCATAGAAGAAATCAAGCAAAAGCTTAATGCGTCTCTAGAAAACCCTGATCCTTTATTTGAAGAAGGTATACAATGTTCAATTGATTACGAATTTGCTCGTGACAGCAGTAAAGTTGATCCTGAAACAGTGAGAGAGATCGCATTTTTTCCGCCTGTAACAGGAGGTTAA
- the moaC gene encoding cyclic pyranopterin monophosphate synthase MoaC has product MNKTLTHLNENGQAHMVDVTEKEISRRTATAVAIVEMKAQTLTYVLEGGLPKGDVLATARIAGIQACKKTADLIPLCHPLMLTKVTLDIDVVSATQLRVSCTCSLSGKTGVEMEALTGASIAALTLYDMCKAVDKGILIKELGLASKTGGKSGDWSKDNVSS; this is encoded by the coding sequence ATGAATAAAACTCTGACTCATTTAAACGAAAACGGCCAAGCTCACATGGTCGATGTTACTGAGAAAGAAATAAGCCGCCGCACCGCTACCGCTGTTGCTATTGTCGAGATGAAAGCTCAAACCCTAACCTATGTATTGGAAGGAGGGCTGCCTAAAGGCGATGTACTCGCAACGGCGCGAATTGCCGGAATTCAAGCCTGTAAGAAAACAGCCGATTTAATTCCATTGTGTCATCCATTAATGTTGACTAAAGTTACCTTAGATATCGACGTTGTGTCCGCAACCCAACTTCGTGTAAGTTGCACCTGTTCTTTATCGGGAAAAACAGGGGTTGAAATGGAAGCCTTAACAGGTGCGTCTATTGCGGCACTTACTTTATATGATATGTGTAAAGCCGTAGATAAAGGAATATTAATAAAAGAGCTAGGTTTAGCAAGTAAAACTGGTGGTAAAAGCGGAGATTGGAGTAAAGATAATGTCTCAAGTTAA
- a CDS encoding J domain-containing protein: MSLSNDYRLLELESDANEAQAKASYRRLAKLYHPDKNPHRDTTEIFQNLQVAYQNVLNAIRQGVIVQDWKNVDFDLSSSNKDSSQSTPNDDLQYAYIKERQKAYDELKRNSAKHEQARQNAIRTARNTLNEKRVKKMYEEAFKASQASDAFRHYTDNHQSHTNADSQVDDFIHQYQPQGATYNYSESYNEDISIDSATDSHPPSYPIKGAALKAAFQALGYLVFFALGIFGTLYWQSVYEPLTDSPKKEVVYVPGIYPQFRQGLNYTVKQANLYLAPDTESKGQIVVPEGVDVIASQLTSSDWVAIRYQDRAGWIQGKNLGFGSIEHAQKTGCYGHPGQAPDHGEVFGQHKGTSRLRILNPLTTQSLLTFESYDGFPTFSIFLHVGQPFAANFIPRGQYRLVLQTGSLYHRACNQFLFNKTSKVVIEGVQFSSAEQSLTLTQ; encoded by the coding sequence ATGAGCTTAAGTAACGATTATCGGTTACTGGAGTTAGAGTCTGATGCCAATGAAGCTCAAGCGAAAGCATCCTACAGGCGCTTGGCTAAACTGTATCATCCAGACAAAAACCCTCACAGAGACACAACTGAAATCTTCCAAAACTTGCAAGTGGCTTATCAAAATGTCCTTAATGCCATACGCCAAGGTGTCATTGTACAAGATTGGAAAAACGTTGATTTTGATTTATCTTCATCTAATAAAGACTCCTCTCAATCTACCCCAAATGATGATTTACAATACGCCTATATAAAAGAAAGACAAAAAGCATACGATGAGCTGAAACGCAATTCAGCCAAGCATGAGCAAGCAAGACAAAATGCTATTCGAACAGCTCGAAATACACTTAATGAAAAACGTGTAAAAAAAATGTATGAAGAAGCATTTAAAGCGTCACAGGCAAGCGATGCTTTTAGACACTACACCGACAATCATCAAAGCCATACCAATGCAGATAGTCAAGTGGATGATTTTATTCATCAATATCAACCTCAAGGGGCCACTTACAATTATTCAGAATCATACAACGAAGACATCAGTATTGATTCAGCAACGGATTCTCACCCACCTTCTTACCCAATTAAGGGGGCCGCATTAAAAGCCGCTTTTCAGGCATTGGGTTATTTGGTTTTTTTTGCTCTTGGTATTTTTGGAACTTTATACTGGCAATCAGTCTATGAGCCGTTGACAGATTCACCTAAAAAAGAGGTTGTGTATGTCCCTGGAATTTATCCTCAATTTAGACAGGGCTTAAATTACACAGTAAAGCAGGCCAATTTGTATTTAGCGCCTGACACTGAATCAAAAGGTCAAATCGTCGTTCCAGAGGGTGTTGATGTCATTGCTTCACAGCTCACCAGCTCCGACTGGGTTGCGATACGTTATCAGGACAGAGCGGGATGGATTCAAGGCAAAAACCTAGGGTTTGGAAGTATTGAGCATGCTCAAAAAACTGGTTGCTATGGTCATCCGGGGCAAGCGCCCGATCATGGAGAAGTCTTTGGGCAGCATAAAGGCACAAGCCGACTGCGGATTTTAAACCCCTTAACAACACAAAGCCTGCTTACTTTTGAGTCCTATGATGGGTTCCCAACGTTCTCTATTTTCTTACATGTTGGACAACCGTTTGCGGCTAACTTCATACCTCGGGGGCAATATCGCTTGGTATTACAAACAGGTTCCTTGTATCATCGCGCCTGCAATCAATTTTTATTTAATAAAACCAGCAAAGTCGTTATAGAAGGCGTTCAATTTTCGAGCGCAGAACAATCGCTAACGCTTACTCAATAA
- the trmJ gene encoding tRNA (cytosine(32)/uridine(32)-2'-O)-methyltransferase TrmJ yields MLSNIRVVLINTFHPGNVGAIARAMKNMGLSSLYLVDPNDYPSDEATSRAAGAVDLLENAIIVNTLEEAIGDCSLVIGTSARHRTFQLPIMNARQCGESTVLEAKNHDVAIVFGREKTGLLNEEIAQCHRQVYIDANDEYPVLNISQAVQIVAYEIWMAHAQEENKLHGDIELPEYPLKNEMDLFHDHLEETLYDINFIIKNHPGKVLDKLQRFFHRSRPEKGELGILRGILAAVQREISKK; encoded by the coding sequence ATGTTAAGTAATATTCGAGTTGTCCTAATTAATACATTCCATCCCGGTAACGTTGGAGCGATAGCTCGAGCTATGAAGAATATGGGATTGAGTAGCCTTTATCTTGTTGATCCTAACGATTACCCTTCGGATGAAGCAACAAGTCGTGCTGCCGGCGCTGTTGATTTGCTAGAAAATGCAATCATCGTTAACACTTTAGAGGAAGCTATTGGTGATTGTAGTCTGGTCATAGGAACCAGTGCTAGGCATAGAACCTTCCAATTACCCATAATGAACGCCAGACAATGTGGTGAAAGTACGGTTCTGGAAGCCAAAAACCACGATGTAGCAATTGTATTTGGTAGAGAGAAAACAGGGCTTTTGAATGAAGAAATTGCCCAGTGTCATCGTCAAGTGTATATCGACGCTAACGATGAGTATCCCGTTTTGAATATTTCTCAAGCGGTGCAAATTGTTGCCTATGAAATATGGATGGCTCATGCCCAAGAAGAAAATAAGTTGCATGGTGATATCGAGTTACCAGAGTACCCGCTGAAAAACGAAATGGACTTATTTCATGACCATTTAGAAGAAACTCTTTACGATATTAATTTTATAATTAAAAACCATCCCGGCAAGGTTCTCGATAAATTGCAGAGATTTTTCCATCGGTCACGCCCTGAAAAAGGTGAACTAGGGATTTTACGAGGGATATTGGCGGCGGTACAAAGAGAAATCAGTAAGAAATAA
- a CDS encoding M14 family metallopeptidase, whose protein sequence is MTNRIRISSAFDGGNITVIEANEPDNIQVKIPNDTNSEFLQWFYFRLQGGMENQCKIIFLNAIDAAYPDAWDGYQAVASYDREHWFRVPTEYVNGQLVITHEPEQDSIYYAYFAPYSFERHQDMIAWAVSNEDCISDHLGETAEGRDITLLEISKTQGLAKNIWITARQHPGETMAEWFIEGLLERLLDDSHPLSRSLLNQCRFYIVPNMNPDGAVHGNLRVNSKGINLNREWDKATKELSPEVLCVQQRMEEVGVDVFLDIHGDEELPVNFVAGCSGAPFFDDRMQQLENIFKGIFLAVSPDFQVEKGYAPDQFGDESMSIASNWVAEKFNCLSLTLEMPFKDNELLPDEEMGWSPERSKILGADTLYPLYHIVTSDLLK, encoded by the coding sequence ATGACTAACCGTATTAGAATCAGTAGCGCATTCGATGGGGGTAATATTACCGTAATTGAAGCAAATGAGCCTGATAATATTCAAGTTAAAATTCCTAATGATACCAACTCTGAATTCCTCCAGTGGTTTTATTTCCGTTTACAAGGCGGTATGGAGAATCAATGTAAGATTATTTTCCTGAATGCAATTGATGCGGCTTACCCAGATGCTTGGGATGGTTACCAAGCGGTTGCCTCATATGATAGAGAGCATTGGTTTAGAGTGCCTACTGAATATGTAAACGGGCAACTTGTCATTACTCATGAGCCAGAGCAAGACAGTATTTATTATGCTTATTTTGCTCCTTACAGTTTTGAGCGTCATCAAGATATGATTGCTTGGGCGGTATCTAATGAAGACTGCATTTCGGATCATTTAGGCGAAACAGCTGAAGGTCGCGATATAACATTACTTGAAATCAGCAAGACCCAAGGCTTGGCTAAAAATATTTGGATCACGGCACGCCAACACCCTGGTGAAACCATGGCGGAATGGTTTATTGAAGGGTTATTGGAAAGGTTGCTAGATGACTCTCATCCTCTATCAAGGTCATTATTGAACCAATGCCGTTTTTATATCGTTCCTAATATGAACCCTGATGGAGCGGTTCACGGCAATTTAAGAGTGAACTCAAAAGGCATCAACCTAAATAGAGAATGGGACAAGGCTACCAAAGAACTTAGTCCGGAAGTATTGTGTGTACAACAACGAATGGAAGAGGTGGGTGTTGATGTGTTTTTAGACATTCACGGCGATGAGGAATTACCCGTGAACTTTGTGGCTGGTTGCTCTGGCGCACCATTTTTTGATGACCGAATGCAGCAACTCGAAAATATTTTCAAAGGTATTTTTCTTGCTGTCAGTCCAGATTTTCAAGTTGAAAAAGGGTATGCACCCGATCAGTTTGGTGATGAAAGTATGTCCATTGCCAGCAATTGGGTAGCGGAAAAATTCAATTGCCTTTCATTGACTTTGGAAATGCCATTTAAAGACAATGAACTGTTGCCTGACGAGGAAATGGGTTGGTCACCTGAGCGTTCGAAAATTCTTGGAGCAGATACCTTGTATCCTTTATATCATATTGTGACAAGTGACTTACTAAAATAA